The following proteins are co-located in the Camelina sativa cultivar DH55 chromosome 12, Cs, whole genome shotgun sequence genome:
- the LOC104732193 gene encoding uncharacterized protein LOC104732193, translating to MDETYRDLSHFFKNPSFTETFVDILLCAVPIWLAVMIGLLIGWSWRPRWTGLIYLGFRSKLRFLWTAPPGFGARRLWLAFTALSAFSVCRTIWSRNDNRANKSSVGSASPVEETDESGGSNNTTTVTEDIVTENDLEHLLQLLEVGNANMEWQPMMDKTTPNMSYQAWRHEPESGPVIYRSQTVFEDATPDVVRDFFWDDEFRPKWDFMLANFKTLEEDTQTGTMIVQWRKKFPFFCSDREYIIGRRIWESGKKYYCVTKGVPYPALPKRDKPRRVELYFSSWVIRAVESRKGDGQQTACEVSLVHYEDMGIPKDVAKLGVRHGMWGAVKKLNSGLRAYQAARKSGSPLSHIAQMARITTKLSMDSAESSSRDEDRSRAMDYARRQRDHLRMDWKWVVVGGVALACGLHTGVIGKALLAGAGQRLARR from the exons ATGGATGAGACTTATCGTGATCTGTCGCATTTTTTCAAGAACCCTTCGTTTACAGAAACATTCGTCGACATCTTGCTATGTGCAGTCCCGATTTGGCTCGCTGTTATGATTGGTTTATTGATCGGGTGGTCTTGGCGTCCTAGATGGACCGGATTGATCTATTTAGGGTTTCGTTCTAAGCTTCGGTTTCTATGGACTGCACCTCCTGGTTTTGGTGCTCGTCGTCTTTGGCTTGCTTTCACCGCTCTCTCTGCTTTCTCCGTTTGTCGCACCATCTGGTCTAGGAACGACAACAGAGCTAATAAATCGTCGGTTGGGTCTGCTTCCCCTGTTGAAGAAACTGATGAATCGGG GGGTAGCAATAATACAACAACGGTGACAGAGGATATTGTGACAGAGAATGATTTAGAGCATCTGCTTCAGCTGCTTGAAGTTGGGAATGCAAATATGGAGTGGCAACCTATGATGGATAAGACTACTCCTAATATGAGCTACCAGGCTTGGCGTCATGAGCCTGAG TCAGGTCCAGTTATTTATCGCAGTCAAACTGTGTTTGAGGATGCGACTCCAGATGTTGTTAGGGATTTCTTCTGGGATGATGAGTTTCGACCTAAATGGGATTTTATGCTTGCCAACTTCAAAACTTTGGAGGAGGACACTCAGACAGGAACGATGATTGTCCAGTGGAGAAAAAAG TTTCCTTTTTTCTGTAGTGACCGAGAGTATATCATTGGCCGGAGAATATGGGAGTCTGGAAAGAAGTACTATTGTGTGACAAAG GGAGTTCCTTATCCAGCTCTACCAAAGCGTGATAAGCCAAGGCGTGTTGAGCTTTATTTCTCGAGTTGGGTGATCAGAGCAG TTGAATCCCGAAAAGGAGATGGACAGCAAACAGCTTGTGAAGTATCCCTAGTCCACTATGAAGATATGGGAATCCCAAAAGATGTAGCAAAGTTAGGTGTCCGTCATGGCATGTGGGGAGCCGTCAAGAAGCTAAACTCTGGTTTACGAGCCTACCAGGCTGCCAGAAAATCAGGCTCACCTCTATCACATATCGCCCAAATGGCAAGGATCACAACAAAATTGAGCATGGATTCTGCAGAATCATCATCAAGAGATGAAGACAGAAGCAGGGCAATGGATTATGCAAGGAGACAACGGGACCATTTGAGAATGGACTGGAAATGGGTCGTTGTAGGAGGTGTCGCTTTGGCTTGCGGTCTTCACACCGGGGTCATTGGTAAGGCTTTACTCGCTGGAGCTGGCCAGAGACTGGCTCGTAGGTGA
- the LOC104732194 gene encoding CRM-domain containing factor CFM3B, chloroplastic-like, which yields MAICSSRHFCPTTMTTSAKIFGSLGSSFCKFHGTNSSISLSSYNSATSRRFGFSYMKKVKRLSCESSRNENWNRTQKQSQYRPSKVLLNRRKEERFADLGLMSGENSSPSSDVGGGGSSSTMEKIVERLKEYGFVDDGQFQDKEVEQERRIEKRSVEDRVYVGEEGERGGFSEESPFGVFKGNDEVRFPWEKVSSKDEKELVNGEWTAKKVSRYSLAEMTLSESEMTRLRNVMFRTKSRMRVTGAGVTQAVVDAIQDKWKSSEIVRLKVEGSSALNMRRMHEIVERKTGGLVIWRSGTSMALYNYKGGSNRHASGNLNKQISRRTEASPSSLPTSTSTVDRRVQQVHLPQQLEKETTIVGNNDRTSQQEVEYEDEINELLEGLGPRYTDWQGAYPLPVDADLLPGIVPGYEPPFRALPYGVRSTLGTKEATALRRLATVLPPHFALGRSRQMQGLATAMVKLWQKSLIAKVALKRGVQLTTSERMAEDIKRLTGGMLLSRNKDFLVFYRGKNFLSLDVAEALMEKERLARTLQDEEEQARLRASSALVVPTNKANQNLARTLQDEEEQARLRASLALVVPSAKVNQNLVYAGTLGETLDATGKWGKNLDNDDHVEEMRQEVEKVRSAKLVRKLERKLAFAEKKLLKAERALAKVEESLKPAEQRTDLEGITEEERFMFQKLGLKMKAFLLLGRRGVFDGTVENMHLHWKYRELIKILVKAKTFEGAKKVAMALEAESGGILVSVDKISKGYAVIVYRGKDYKRPSMMRPKNLLTKRKALARSVELQKREALIKHIEAVQAKSEKLRAEIEQVELVKEKGDEALYEKLDMAYSSDEETEETDGEEDDVFLDTYKDEGEDGEEGEIQTKGSLSETDVGFDSDDELWDSDESDTEFGDDLASSTTPETTSLDQQYEDLHVQP from the exons ATGGCGATTTGTTCAAGTCGCCATTTTTGTCCAACGACGATGACTACTTCGGCGAAAATATTCGGTTCGTTGGGAAGCTCCTTCTGCAAGTTCCATGGAACCAATTCATCGATTTCACTCAGCTCTTATAACAGTGCTACTTCGAGGAGATTTGGTTTCTCTTATATGAAAAAGGTTAAACGATTATCGTGTGAAAGTAGTAGGAATGAGAATTGGAATAGAACACAGAAGCAGAGTCAGTATAGACCTTCAAAGGTTTTGTTGAATCgtagaaaagaagagagatttgcGGATTTAGGTCTTATGAGTGGTGAGAATAGTAGTCCAAGTAGtgatgttggtggtggtgggagTAGTAGTACAATGGAGAAGATTGTGGAGAGATTGAAAGAGTATGGATTTGTAGATGATGGTCAGTTTCAGGATAAGGAAGTTGAACAAGAGAGAAGGATTGAGAAAAGGTCAGTGGAGGATAGGGTTTatgttggagaagaaggagaaagaggtGGATTCTCGGAGGAATCACCATTTGGTGTATTTAAAGGCAATGATGAAGTTAGGTTTCCTTGGGAGAAGGTGAGTTCTAAGGATGAGAAGGAGTTGGTAAATGGAGAGTGGACAGCTAAGAAGGTGAGTAGATACTCTTTGGCGGAGATGACTCTTTCGGAATCAGAGATGACCCGATTGAGAAATGTGATGTTTCGAACAAAGAGCAGGATGAGAGTTACGGGTGCAGGTGTTACTCAGGCTGTGGTAGATGCAATTCAGGACAAGTGGAAGAGCTCAGAGATTGTGAGACTCAAGGTTGAAGGATCAAGTGCACTTAACATGAGAAGGATGCATGAGATAGTAGAG AGAAAAACTGGTGGTTTGGTGATTTGGAGGTCAGGGACTTCTATGGCCTTGTACAACTACAAAGGCGGCAGCAACAGGCATGCATCAGGGAACCTGAACAAGCAAATATCCAGAAGAACAGAGGCATCACCGTCTTCATTACCTACAAGTACAAGTACAGTTGATCGTAGAGTTCAACAAGTGCATCTTCCTCAGCAGCTAGAGAAGGAGACAACCATTGTGGGAAATAATGACAGAACATCCCAACAGGAAGTAGAATATGAAGATGAAATAAATGAACTGTTAGAGGGTCTTGGTCCTCGGTACACGGACTGGCAGGGAGCTTATCCATTACCTGTTGATGCTGATTTGCTTCCAGGGATCGTTCCTGGTTACGAACCTCCTTTCAGAGCACTTCCTTATGGAGTGAGATCAACTTTGGGAACAAAGGAGGCAACCGCGTTAAGAAGACTTGCTACAGTTCTACCTCCACACTTTGCTTTAG GTCGAAGTAGACAGATGCAAGGGTTGGCAACAGCCATGGTTAAGTTATGGCAAAAGAGTTTGATTGCCAAGGTTGCCCTCAAACGTGGTGTACAACTGACTACCAGTGAGAGAATGGCTGAGGACATCAAG AGATTGACGGGAGGTATGCTGCTCTCTAGGAACAAAGACTTCTTGGTTTTCTACAGAGGAAAGAATTTTTTGTCACTAGATGTAGCTGAAGCATTAATGGAGAAGGAGAGGCTTGCAAGGACTTTGCAAGATGAAGAGGAACAAGCACGTCTAAGAGCATCATCGGCTCTGGTTGTTCCAACTAATAAAGCTAATCAAAACCTTGCTAGGACTTTGCAAGACGAAGAGGAACAGGCACGACTAAGAGCATCATTGGCTCTGGTTGTCCCCAGTGCTAAAGTTAATCAAAACCTTGTTTATGCCGGCACTCTTGGAGAAACTCTTGATGCAACTGGTAAGTGGGGAAAGAATCTGGATAACGATGATCATGTGGAGGAAATGAGACAAGAGGTTGAGAAAGTGAGATCTGCAAAACTTGTCAGGAAGTTGGAAAGGAAACTTGCTTTT GCTGAGAAAAAGTTGCTGAAAGCTGAACGGGCTTTAGCTAAGGTGGAGGAATCTCTGAAGCCAGCAGAGCAGAGAACAGACCTTGAGGGCATAACTGAGGAAGAGAGATTTATGTTCCAAAAGCTCGGATTGAAGATGAAAGCTTTCTTACTTCTTG GTAGAAGAGGGGTGTTTGATGGGACTGTGGAGAACATGCACTTGCACTGGAAATATCGGGAGCTGATCAAGATTCTTGTTAAGGCTAAAACTTTTGAGGGTGCGAAGAAAGTGGCAATGGCCCTTGAAGCCGAGAGCGGAGGTATCCTGGTTTCTGTTGACAAGATTTCGAAAGGTTATGCCGTAATCGTGTATAGAGGAAAAGACTATAAGCGTCCTTCTATGATGAGGCCTAAAAACCTCTTGACAAAGAGGAAAGCTTTAGCACGTTCTGTTGAGCTCCAAAAACGTGAG GCTCTCATTAAACACATTGAGGCGGTACAGGCGAAGTCAGAGAAGTTGAGAGCTGAAATT GAACAAGTTGAACTTGTAAAAGAGAAGGGAGATGAAGCGTTATACGAGAAACTTGACATGGCTTATTCTTCTGATGAAGAGACCGAAGAAACAGAT GGAGAGGAAGATGACGTGTTTCTAGATACATACAAAGACGAgggagaagatggtgaagaaggtGAGATCCAGACCAAGGGTTCACTATCTGAAACAGATGTTGGATTTGATTCAGATGATGAACTCTGGGATTCAGATGAATCAGACACTGAGTTTGGTGATGATTTGGCATCCTCCACAACACCAGAAACAACCTCTTTAGATCAGCAGTATGAGGACCTTCATGTGCAACCATAA
- the LOC104733652 gene encoding agamous-like MADS-box protein AGL97, which produces MGGKRKKIPMKKIEKKESRAVAFSKRRTGLYRKASKLCLLSGAQMAILTTPCSSNSHASFYSSVDGVVAAFLNDQHEDLAESEDPEELRGAIDSMSKLLKNLKELRDRVDSVNQRDHQDDVKNNNIKKEDLVLHETLNLQSTSAISDSLPIDHFNKIAKEQDQIMATGNLG; this is translated from the exons ATGGGAGGCAAGAGGAAGAAAATCCCGATGAAGaagattgagaagaaagagTCACGAGCCGTTGCTTTCTCCAAACGCCGTACTGGTCTTTACCGTAAAGCCTCTAAGCTTTGTCTTCTCTCCGGTGCACAAATGGCGATCTTGACGACTCCTTGTTCATCCAACTCTCACGCCTCTTTCTACTCCTCCGTTGATGGTGTTGTTGCTGCTTTTCTCAACGATCAGC ACGAGGATCTTGCTGAATCAGAGGATCCAGAGGAGTTGAGGGGTGCGATCGACTCCATGTCTAAGTTGTTGAAAAACCTGAAAGAACTGCGTGATCGTGTGGACTCTGTGAATCAGAGAGATCATCAAGATGACGtgaagaacaacaacatcaagaagGAGGATCTTGTTCTAcacgaaaccctaaatcttcaGTCCACTTCTGCAATATCAGATTCTTTACCTATAGATCATTTCAACAAGATCGCTAAAGAACAGGATCAGATCATGGCTACAGGAAACCTTGGATGA
- the LOC104732195 gene encoding FHA domain-containing protein At4g14490-like, translated as MVRPSLRLAIIKGPREGDTLEYKPGSTIRIGRIVRGNEIAIKDAGISTKHLRIAESVSGTWVIEDLGSSNGTILNSNALDSETPIDLRDGDVIKLGEYTSIVVNFVIDDDDVQKEQKKKLPPRPRRNNKRQGNAGKRIRVSESNDFGDVSDEEKGFDVGNVNKPSSRVRKVRKIENSEKLGVSAGLEEVEDSIKVEIEDCAMGEEVLGSVIKKRVNSKAARSKNIGVVEKEETLKEKRITRSKKIDIVGDSYLELEMVLKRARKSCGKKKKTAEQKSFEGEEDTDVGVQGLRCPVEEDLKNERGTVVEVDFRKMTLGALFSFLEGHLSKEINQETESMIEPMRSKTQRVREFISEQRQVQAKACVC; from the coding sequence ATGGTAAGACCGTCGCTGAGATTAGCAATTATCAAGGGTCCAAGAGAAGGCGATACTCTAGAGTACAAACCCGGGTCTACAATCCGTATCGGTCGAATCGTTCGTGGTAACGAAATCGCAATCAAAGACGCCGGAATCTCCACCAAGCACCTCCGGATCGCAGAATCGGTTTCTGGGACTTGGGTAATCGAAGATCTTGGATCTTCCAACGGTACTATATTAAACTCGAATGCTCTCGATTCTGAGACGCCGATAGATCTACGAGACGGCGATGTTATCAAACTCGGTGAGTATACATCTATTGTTGTGAACTttgtgattgatgatgatgatgttcagaaggagcagaagaagaagcttccgCCTCGACCAAGGAGGAACAATAAGCGTCAGGGTAATGCGGGGAAGCGAATTAGGGTTTCCGAAAGTAATGATTTTGGGGATGTGTCTGATGAAGAAAAGGGTTTTGATGTGGGGAATGTGAATAAGCCGAGTTCTAGGGTTAGGAAAGTTAGAAAAATCGAGAATTCTGAGAAATTAGGGGTTTCTGCTGGattagaagaagttgaagattcAATTAAAGTTGAAATTGAGGATTGTGCAATGGGAGAGGAAGTTTTAGGGAGTGTAATCAAGAAGAGAGTGAACAGTAAGGCTGCAAGGAGCAAGAACATTGGAGTTGTagaaaaggaagagactttgaaggagaagaggatTACGAGAAGCAAGAAGATTGATATTGTTGGGGATTCTTATTTGGAATTGGAGATGGTTTTAAAACGAGCCAGAAAGAGttgtgggaagaagaagaagacagcaGAGCAGAAGAGCTTTGAAGGTGAGGAGGATACTGATGTTGGAGTGCAGGGTTTAAGGTGTCCTGttgaagaagatttgaagaatGAGCGTGGTACAGTGGTGGAGGTGGATTTTAGAAAGATGACATTAGGAGCATTGTTTAGTTTTCTGGAGGGTCATCTGTCAAAAGAGATAAATCAAGAGACAGAAAGTATGATTGAGCCCATGCGAAGTAAAACTCAGAGAGTTCGCGAGTTTATTTCAGAGCAGAGACAAGTTCAGGCTAAAGCGTGTGTGTGTTGA
- the LOC104732192 gene encoding DNA-directed RNA polymerase subunit 7-like protein produces the protein MFSEVEISRDVAICAEHLNGQSPHQQILYKLLQDLIHEKACREHGFYLGITALKSIGDKKNNNIDNEDNHQARTLTFPVSFTCRTFLPARGDVLQGIVKQVLWNGVFIRSGPLRYAYLSLLKMPDYHYVHSQSDNEKPYFQKDDLSKIAVGVVVRFVVLAVRFKERPHKRRNDYYVLATLEGYRKVGPISLTGSDEPYM, from the coding sequence ATGTTTTCAGAAGTAGAAATATCTCGGGACGTGGCTATATGTGCCGAACACTTGAATGGCCAATCGCCTCACCAACAAATTCTATACAAACTTCTCCAAGATCTAATACACGAGAAAGCATGCAGGGAACACGGATTCTATCTCGGCATCACCGCTCTAAAAAGCATCGGTgacaagaagaacaacaacatcGACAACGAAGACAATCATCAAGCACGCACCCTCACATTCCCGGTGTCCTTCACATGCCGCACATTCTTGCCTGCAAGAGGAGATGTCTTGCAAGGGATTGTAAAACAAGTATTGTGGAACGGAGTTTTCATCAGGTCAGGACCACTTAGATACGCATACCTCTCGCTCTTGAAAATGCCCGATTACCATTATGTCCACTCGCAGTCTGACAACGAGAAACCGTATTTTCAAAAAGATGATCTCTCCAAGATCGCTGTTGGAGTTGTTGTGCGGTTCGTGGTGTTGGCTGTGCGGTTTAAGGAGAGACCACACAAGAGAAGAAACGACTATTATGTTCTCGCGACTTTGGAAGGCTACAGGAAAGTTGGTCCCATCTCTCTTACAGGTTCGGATGAGCCGTACATGTGA
- the LOC104732191 gene encoding nuclear transcription factor Y subunit B-3, whose translation MADSDNDSGGHKDGGNASTREQDRFLPIANVSRIMKKALPANAKISKDAKETVQECVSEFISFITGEASDKCQREKRKTINGDDLLWAMTTLGFEDYVEPLKIYLQKYREVEGEKTTTAGRQGDKEGGGAGGSGSGGAPMYGGGMVTMGHQFSHHFS comes from the coding sequence ATGGCGGATTCGGACAACGATTCAGGAGGACACAAGGACGGCGGGAATGCTTCGACGCGTGAGCAAGACAGGTTCCTACCGATCGCAAACGTTAGCAGGATCATGAAGAAAGCACTTCCGGCGAACGCAAAAATCTCCAAGGACGCTAAAGAAACGGTTCAAGAGTGTGTATCAGAGTTCATAAGTTTCATCACCGGTGAGGCTTCCGACAAGTgtcagagagagaagaggaagacgatcAACGGAGATGATCTTCTCTGGGCGATGACTACGCTAGGGTTTGAGGACTACGTGGAACCTCTCAAGATCTATCTGCAAAAGTATAGGGAGGTTGAAGGCGAGAAGACGACTACAGCCGGGAGACAAGGCGataaggaaggtggaggagcTGGTGGAAGTGGAAGCGGAGGAGCTCCGATGTACGGTGGTGGCATGGTGACGATGGGGCATCAATtttctcatcatttttcttaa
- the LOC104732197 gene encoding serine/threonine-protein kinase BLUS1-like: MARNKLEFPLDAEAYEIICKIGVGVSASVYKARCIPMNSMVVAIKAINLDQSRADFDSLRRETKTMSLLSHPNILNAYCSFTVDRCLWVVMPFMSCGSLHSIVSSSFPSGLPENCISVFLKETLNAISYLHDQGHLHRDIKAGNILVDSDGSVKLADFGVSASIYEPVTTSSGTTSSSLRLTDIAGTPYWMAPEVVHSHTGYGFKADIWSFGITALELAHGRPPLSHLPPLKSLLMKITKRFHFSDYEISTSGSSKKGNKKFSKAFREMVGLCLEQDPAKRPSAEKLLKHPFFKNCKGVDFVVKNVLQTLSNAEQMFIESHVLIKSVGDDEEDEDEEIVKNRRISGWNFREDDLQLSPVFPTTESDTSESSPRREDQIQDKPEEENITITRSELGFDLSKEEAKNQEAQVVGFDKDLVLEKLKVLKKSLEHQRARVSIIIEALSGEEEEKSREEELLDMVEKLKIEVEAEKLKTLRAEKDSVLG, from the coding sequence ATGGCTCGTAACAAGCTCGAATTCCCTCTTGACGCTGAGGCCTACGAGATCATCTGCAAGATAGGCGTTGGTGTTAGTGCTTCAGTCTACAAGGCCAGATGCATTCCCATGAATTCAATGGTAGTTGCCATCAAAGCTATCAATCTTGATCAGTCTCGGGCTGACTTTGACAGTCTTCGCCGTGAAACCAAGACCATGTCTCTGCTTTCTCACCCAAACATCCTCAATGCTTATTGTTCATTCACTGTTGATCGATGTCTCTGGGTGGTTATGCCATTCATGTCTTGTGGCTCTCTTCATTCcatcgtctcttcttcttttcccaGTGGGTTACCAGAAAACTGCATTTCCGTCTTCCTCAAGGAAACTCTGAATGCAATCTCGTATCTTCACGATCAGGGACATTTACACCGTGACATCAAGGCCGGTAACATTCTTGTAGATTCTGATGGATCCGTAAAGCTCGCTGATTTCGGAGTATCTGCATCGATTTATGAACCTGTGACGACGTCCTCTGGAACCACATCGTCTTCTTTAAGGTTAACTGATATAGCGGGAACGCCGTATTGGATGGCTCCGGAAGTGGTTCACTCTCACACAGGGTACGGTTTCAAAGCAGACATTTGGTCGTTCGGGATAACAGCGTTGGAGTTAGCTCACGGGAGACCTCCGTTATCTCACTTACCACCGTTGAAGAGCTTGCTAATGAAGATCACCAAAAGGTTTCATTTTTCTGATTACGAGATCAGTACAAGCGGAAGCAGCAAAAAGGGTAACAAGAAGTTCTCAAAAGCATTTAGAGAAATGGTTGGTTTGTGTCTAGAGCAAGATCCTGCTAAAAGACCATCTGCAGAGAAGTTGTTGAAGCACCCGTTCTTCAAGAACTGTAAAGGAGTCGACTTTGTGGTCAAGAACGTGTTGCAGACGTTGTCAAATGCAGAGCAGATGTTTATAGAGAGTCATGTTTTGATCAAGAGtgttggagatgatgaagaagatgaagatgaagagatagtGAAGAACAGAAGAATCAGTGGGTGGAATTTTCGTGAAGACGATCTCCAACTTAGTCCAGTATTCCCAACTACTGAATCAGACACTTCTGAGTCCAGTCCACGTAGAGAAGATCAAATCCAAGACAAAccggaagaagaaaacatcacAATAACCAGGTCTGAACTCGGTTTCGATTTGTCGAAGGAGGAAGCTAAGAACCAGGAAGCTCAGGTTGTGGGGTTTGATAAAGATTTGGTGTTAGAGAAACTGAAGGTGTTGAAGAAAAGCTTAGAGCATCAAAGAGCGAGAGTGTCGATTATAATCGAAGCATTGAGtggggaagaggaagagaagagtagagaagaagagcTTCTAGATATGGTGGAGAAGCTTAAGATTGAAGTGGAAGCTGAGAAGCTAAAGACCTTGCGTGCTGAGAAAGATAGTGTTTTAGGTTAA